A region from the Lolium perenne isolate Kyuss_39 chromosome 4, Kyuss_2.0, whole genome shotgun sequence genome encodes:
- the LOC139839016 gene encoding uncharacterized protein translates to MGQHLLKIQLLSGVIKPQRTLTQIRSTLTAGDPPVAPPRHRRTDAHFEAAYAAAYENYLTVVAEWDLKRAAWEEYQEATSRAVRTFFQTGERIALPEEEPPRPGPTPVCPSREAFAATYYARTPGTGSSRNRPSPGSSREGTPMHPGRHSPGASGFSPAGDGSGHGSTSVYLDKGRTPEFTSRTPRS, encoded by the exons CTTCTTAGTGGGGTGATCAAGCCGCAGAGGACCCTCACGCAGATCAGGTCTACCCTCACCGCCGGCGACCCACCGGTCGCGCCTCCTCGACACCGTCGTACGGAT GCTCACTTTGAGGCCGCCTACGCGGCCGCTTATGAGAACTATTTGACGGTTGTAGCAGAGTGGGACCTCAAGAGAGCGGCTTGGGAAGAGTACCAGGAGGCGACGAGTCGT gcggTCAGGACGTTCTTCCAGACTGGAGAGAGGATCGCACTTCCGGAAGAGGAGCCACCTAGGCCGGGGCCGACTCCAGTGTGCCCATCGAGGGAAGCTTTCGCGGCCACATACTACGCACGGACTCCG GGCACGGGAAGTTCGCGGAACCGACCCTCTCCTGGTTCGTCGCGCGAGGGCACACCGATGCACCCCGGCCGCCATTCTCCCGGTGCTTCAGGGTTTTCACCTGCTGGCGATGGTTCAGGCCATGGTTCTACTTCGGTCTACCTCGACAAAGGCCGGACGCCTGAATTTACGAGTCGGACCCCCCGATCTTAG